The Deinococcus humi genome has a segment encoding these proteins:
- the rsmH gene encoding 16S rRNA (cytosine(1402)-N(4))-methyltransferase RsmH — MNNTAPDLSSDSPSTPVSPALTHVPVLAAEVLNALAPAPGKVFVDGTLGGAGHTRLLLAAGATVYGIDQDPFALARARDAGLDGLTVLEGNYRDMGNLLAGAGVNGVDGVLLDIGVSSFQLDDTDRGFSYHSEAPLDMRMSQSGESAAEVVNTYPEAELASIIYEYGEDRLSRRIARGIVYAREKAPIETTVELAEIVKRAYPGFTKGIHPARRTFQALRIHVNDELGALRDGLSAAEALLRPGGRLAVISFHSLEDRIVKRFLLGSAALRPLTKRPVIAAEAEQDSNPRARSAKLRSAEKLAPEETQ; from the coding sequence ATGAACAACACTGCTCCTGACCTCTCCAGCGACTCTCCGTCCACCCCTGTTTCCCCCGCCCTGACCCACGTGCCCGTGCTGGCCGCCGAGGTGCTGAATGCCTTGGCTCCAGCTCCCGGCAAGGTGTTCGTGGATGGCACGCTGGGCGGCGCGGGCCATACCCGGCTGCTGCTCGCAGCGGGCGCAACCGTGTACGGCATTGATCAGGATCCCTTCGCGCTGGCCCGTGCCCGTGACGCCGGTCTGGACGGTCTGACCGTGCTGGAGGGCAATTACCGCGACATGGGGAACCTGCTCGCCGGAGCTGGGGTGAATGGGGTGGACGGCGTGCTGCTCGACATCGGCGTCAGCTCCTTCCAGCTGGACGACACGGACCGGGGGTTCTCGTACCACAGTGAGGCCCCGCTGGATATGCGGATGAGCCAGTCGGGTGAGAGCGCCGCCGAGGTGGTCAACACCTATCCCGAAGCCGAGCTGGCCTCGATCATCTACGAATACGGCGAGGACCGCCTGTCGCGCCGCATCGCACGCGGCATCGTGTACGCCCGCGAGAAGGCGCCGATTGAAACCACGGTGGAACTGGCCGAGATCGTCAAACGGGCCTATCCCGGCTTCACCAAGGGCATCCACCCGGCGCGGCGCACCTTTCAGGCGCTGCGGATTCATGTCAACGACGAGCTGGGTGCGCTGCGCGACGGCCTGAGCGCTGCCGAGGCGCTGCTTCGTCCCGGCGGACGGCTGGCGGTGATCAGTTTCCACTCGCTGGAAGACCGCATCGTCAAACGTTTTCTGCTGGGGAGTGCGGCCCTGCGCCCCCTGACCAAGCGTCCGGTGATCGCGGCAGAAGCCGAGCAGGACAGCAACCCGCGCGCGCGCAGCGCCAAACTCCGCAGCGCCGAGAAGCTGGCTCCGGAGGAAACGCAGTGA
- the mraZ gene encoding division/cell wall cluster transcriptional repressor MraZ produces the protein MPFGEYPYTIDDKGRVVMPPAFREFVEDGMILTRGMEGCLYVFPLASWRRVEEQLEGLPLTDAESRSFVRFFYSGASKARLDNQSRVSVPQPLRTFAALDGDVVVAGAPGRLELWSPQRWDAAISAVQDNPPKPDLLINFVA, from the coding sequence TTGCCGTTTGGAGAGTACCCCTACACCATCGACGACAAGGGACGCGTGGTCATGCCACCAGCCTTTCGAGAATTCGTCGAGGACGGCATGATCCTGACGCGCGGGATGGAAGGCTGCCTGTACGTCTTTCCGCTCGCCAGCTGGCGGCGGGTGGAAGAACAGCTTGAGGGGCTGCCTCTGACCGACGCCGAATCCCGTTCCTTTGTCCGCTTCTTCTACTCTGGCGCCAGCAAGGCGCGGCTGGACAACCAGAGCCGCGTCTCCGTGCCCCAGCCCCTGCGGACCTTCGCCGCTCTTGACGGCGATGTCGTCGTGGCGGGCGCGCCAGGTCGACTGGAACTGTGGAGTCCACAACGCTGGGACGCGGCCATCAGCGCCGTGCAGGACAATCCTCCTAAACCCGATCTGCTCATCAATTTCGTGGCGTGA
- a CDS encoding DUF423 domain-containing protein translates to MRMTRSTASVSSLSTFQMGAILAALGVALGAFAAHGLKARLEPNLLANFETGVRYQMYAALALLVLGTRPEQRRAPMLLLSGAVIFSGTLYILALTGLKWLGAITPIGGVLLIAGFVLAALDARRSA, encoded by the coding sequence ATGCGAATGACCCGTTCCACCGCTTCAGTTTCCTCGCTGTCCACCTTTCAGATGGGGGCAATCCTGGCTGCGCTGGGCGTGGCGCTGGGCGCCTTCGCGGCCCACGGCCTGAAGGCTCGACTGGAGCCGAACCTGCTGGCCAACTTTGAAACCGGGGTGCGTTACCAGATGTATGCGGCGCTGGCGCTGCTGGTGCTGGGCACGCGCCCGGAGCAGCGTCGGGCGCCCATGCTGTTGCTGTCGGGCGCAGTCATCTTCAGCGGCACACTGTACATCCTGGCGCTGACTGGTCTGAAATGGCTGGGCGCGATCACCCCGATCGGTGGGGTCCTGCTGATCGCCGGATTCGTGCTGGCGGCGCTGGACGCCCGGCGCTCGGCTTAG
- a CDS encoding TetR/AcrR family transcriptional regulator has protein sequence MPRIVDHAQRRAELTVAVWSLIREQGLAGVTIRNLSQRSGWSSGAIRHYLPNREAILNFAAGQIGEQAWQRVQSVPASSDPFQDFLNRLEVTLPLDEEGRVWLEVWLAFVGAAVSDQDFADAQGVLYRDLNTIFVGAFETFARQGWLPAHTPQAAATEIHALLDGLSVHLLLRQITPEQARTTLETALSRLLTPPDSG, from the coding sequence ATGCCCCGCATTGTCGATCATGCCCAGCGCCGTGCCGAACTGACGGTAGCGGTTTGGAGCCTGATCCGCGAGCAGGGGCTGGCTGGGGTCACCATTCGTAACCTGTCTCAGCGCAGCGGCTGGTCCAGCGGTGCCATCCGGCACTACCTGCCCAACCGCGAGGCCATCCTCAACTTCGCCGCAGGACAGATCGGCGAACAGGCCTGGCAGCGGGTCCAGTCCGTGCCCGCCAGCTCCGATCCGTTCCAAGACTTTCTGAACCGTCTGGAGGTCACCCTGCCGCTGGACGAGGAGGGCCGGGTGTGGCTGGAAGTATGGCTGGCCTTCGTGGGCGCAGCGGTCAGCGATCAGGACTTCGCCGACGCCCAGGGCGTGCTGTACCGCGATCTGAATACGATCTTTGTCGGGGCGTTTGAGACGTTTGCCCGGCAGGGCTGGCTGCCCGCGCACACGCCGCAGGCGGCGGCCACGGAGATCCACGCACTGCTTGACGGCCTGAGCGTGCACCTGCTCTTGCGCCAGATCACCCCTGAGCAGGCCCGGACGACGCTTGAGACGGCGCTGTCGCGCCTGTTGACCCCCCCTGATTCGGGTTGA
- a CDS encoding DMT family transporter, protein MGWTALLLAGLCEIGFTTCLQLSNGFKRKWPSAFFVLFAIASFQLMSMALETLPLGTVYAVWTGIGAVGTALVGIFYFRESATPLRLGLLAVVVLLIIGLRVVP, encoded by the coding sequence GTGGGATGGACCGCCCTTTTGCTGGCTGGCCTGTGTGAGATCGGCTTCACCACCTGTTTGCAACTCAGCAACGGCTTCAAGAGGAAGTGGCCCAGCGCGTTCTTCGTGCTGTTCGCCATCGCCAGCTTTCAGCTGATGAGCATGGCGCTGGAAACCCTGCCGCTGGGCACGGTCTACGCTGTGTGGACTGGCATAGGGGCGGTAGGCACGGCGCTGGTGGGCATCTTCTATTTCCGAGAATCGGCCACGCCGCTGCGGCTGGGGCTGCTGGCCGTGGTGGTGCTGCTGATTATCGGGCTGCGGGTGGTTCCATGA
- a CDS encoding SCO family protein produces MKWLTGILLGIAVILGGLLFVRQSDPGVTGGTALDHPVALPALNLVNDRGEATTLAHGDGRLRLIFYGFVRCPDVCPATLASLKNSYELLTPQQQQELQIQFITVDPVFDTPQKVRAYLDRFEPAFTGLTGNADTIDEAARDMFVANVKPQPVVEVDHSAHLAAPAGSGADNAAAAGAGAGEAARIHGDQVSVVDAQGQFVRVYSNLEVIGGALQQDLPGLIRKYGGGG; encoded by the coding sequence ATGAAGTGGTTGACGGGCATCTTGTTGGGAATCGCGGTGATTCTGGGCGGCCTGCTGTTTGTGCGGCAGTCCGATCCCGGGGTGACGGGGGGCACGGCGCTGGACCATCCGGTGGCCCTGCCCGCGCTGAACCTTGTCAATGATCGGGGCGAGGCGACGACGCTGGCCCACGGCGACGGGCGCTTGCGGCTGATCTTCTACGGCTTCGTGCGCTGCCCGGACGTGTGCCCGGCCACGCTGGCAAGCCTGAAGAACAGCTACGAATTGCTGACGCCGCAGCAGCAACAGGAACTTCAGATCCAGTTCATCACGGTGGACCCCGTCTTTGACACACCACAAAAAGTGCGGGCGTACCTGGACCGCTTCGAGCCAGCCTTCACCGGATTGACGGGGAACGCCGACACCATTGATGAGGCCGCCAGGGATATGTTCGTGGCCAATGTCAAGCCTCAGCCCGTGGTGGAGGTAGACCACAGCGCACACCTGGCTGCTCCGGCAGGTTCTGGGGCGGACAACGCGGCAGCGGCCGGAGCGGGGGCAGGCGAGGCTGCCCGCATCCACGGCGATCAGGTCAGCGTGGTAGATGCGCAGGGTCAATTCGTGCGCGTCTACAGCAATCTGGAAGTGATCGGCGGCGCGTTACAGCAGGATTTGCCGGGGCTGATCCGGAAGTATGGTGGAGGAGGCTGA
- a CDS encoding cbb3-type cytochrome c oxidase subunit I, producing MTIQAPQQVPSHAPSARPSAWEILKDYMMTTDHKKIGTLYILTSLIGFALAGILAVGLRIQLAVPDNTFLVGNTYNQVLTVHAALMIFFFLIPIGLFGFGNWFLPLQLGVRDVALPRVNTFAVWLFIFSLVLVVTSLVNGGAPGVGWTFYYPLSVDANQTGVSMLMVALTLNGIASLLGSANFAATIVNMRAPGMSLWKMPIFCWAIFSTSILQLISLGGLTAAALVTYLEIKLGLSMFNPGIGGVPVMFQQFFWFYSHPAVYVMLLPYLGIGAEVASTMARKPLFGYRVMVYSLLGIVLVSLLVWAHHMFAVGLPESWQIAFMIATLIVAVPTGVKIFNLIGTLYGGRIIMKTPTYWLVGFIFNFLIGGITGVALGMIPFDYQVTMSYFVVAHFHNVMMFGTAFLAFAGLYYWWPKMTGRFMDEKLGLWHFWLFMVGSWLTFLPQYILGLLGMPRRYYTYPAGNFAWTELNFISTLGALTLLAGGAVWWWNIYVTAKKPMTASNNPWGGFTLEWTSSSPPAAYNFAHEFPTTFPTERPLYDWEKNGDTLTPVDPKTIHLPQDSIWPFVTAVGLLLMGYGLSFGWFTNYTPAGGLQPFFEASAGHVFASLVLYLSFPVFLWGLFKWAGTREYAVPVAHHHLTKYDNGFMGMAWFIISEIGLFGVLIAGYVYLRVTGLAEPPALRPNVWLAALNTLILVSSSFVIHRAEQDNHHGKLTRFRLGLFVTLLLGAAFMLFQVYEFSLFGAESDWRQNLWQSCFFIIVGLHGLHILIGGTGVALPYYQAMTGKMDKYNHGSITPASLYWHLVDVVWLLIVAIFYAW from the coding sequence GTGACCATCCAGGCTCCACAGCAAGTTCCCAGTCACGCGCCCTCCGCGCGGCCCAGCGCCTGGGAAATCCTCAAAGATTACATGATGACCACCGATCACAAGAAGATCGGGACGCTCTACATCCTCACCAGCCTGATCGGTTTCGCCCTTGCAGGCATCCTGGCCGTCGGCCTGCGCATTCAGCTGGCGGTGCCGGACAACACCTTCCTGGTGGGCAACACCTATAACCAGGTGCTGACCGTACACGCCGCACTGATGATCTTCTTCTTCCTGATTCCGATCGGCCTGTTCGGTTTCGGCAACTGGTTCCTGCCGCTGCAACTGGGCGTGCGCGACGTGGCGCTGCCACGCGTGAACACCTTCGCGGTGTGGCTGTTCATCTTCAGCCTGGTGCTGGTGGTGACCTCCCTCGTCAACGGCGGCGCTCCCGGCGTCGGCTGGACGTTCTATTACCCCCTGTCAGTAGATGCCAACCAGACCGGCGTGTCGATGTTGATGGTCGCGCTGACCCTCAACGGCATCGCCTCACTGCTGGGCAGTGCCAACTTCGCGGCCACCATCGTGAACATGCGTGCCCCCGGCATGAGCCTGTGGAAAATGCCGATCTTCTGCTGGGCGATCTTCTCCACCTCCATCCTGCAGCTGATCTCGCTGGGCGGCCTGACGGCGGCGGCGCTGGTCACCTACCTGGAAATCAAGCTGGGCCTGAGCATGTTCAACCCGGGCATCGGCGGCGTGCCGGTCATGTTCCAGCAGTTCTTCTGGTTCTACTCGCACCCCGCCGTGTACGTGATGTTGCTGCCCTATCTGGGCATTGGCGCTGAAGTCGCTTCCACCATGGCCCGCAAGCCGCTGTTCGGCTACCGCGTGATGGTCTACTCGCTGCTGGGCATCGTGCTGGTTTCTCTGCTGGTGTGGGCGCACCACATGTTCGCCGTGGGTCTGCCCGAGTCCTGGCAGATCGCCTTCATGATCGCCACGCTGATCGTGGCTGTGCCCACTGGGGTCAAGATCTTCAACCTGATCGGCACGCTGTACGGCGGGCGGATCATCATGAAGACCCCCACGTACTGGCTGGTCGGCTTTATCTTCAACTTCCTGATCGGCGGGATCACGGGCGTCGCGCTGGGCATGATTCCCTTCGACTATCAGGTCACGATGTCCTACTTCGTCGTGGCTCACTTCCACAACGTCATGATGTTCGGCACGGCGTTCCTGGCCTTCGCGGGTCTGTACTACTGGTGGCCCAAGATGACCGGGCGCTTCATGGACGAGAAGCTGGGCCTGTGGCACTTCTGGCTGTTCATGGTTGGCTCGTGGCTGACCTTCCTGCCGCAGTACATCCTGGGGTTGCTGGGCATGCCCCGCCGTTACTACACCTACCCCGCAGGCAACTTCGCCTGGACCGAACTGAACTTCATCTCCACGCTGGGCGCGCTGACGCTGCTGGCCGGGGGCGCCGTGTGGTGGTGGAACATCTACGTCACCGCCAAGAAGCCCATGACCGCTTCGAACAACCCCTGGGGCGGCTTCACGCTGGAGTGGACCTCTTCCAGCCCGCCTGCCGCGTACAACTTCGCCCACGAATTCCCCACCACCTTTCCCACCGAGCGTCCCCTGTACGACTGGGAGAAGAATGGCGACACCCTGACCCCGGTGGACCCCAAGACCATTCACCTGCCGCAGGACAGCATCTGGCCCTTCGTGACGGCTGTGGGCCTGCTGTTGATGGGCTACGGACTAAGCTTCGGCTGGTTCACCAACTACACGCCGGCTGGCGGCCTGCAACCCTTCTTCGAAGCCTCTGCCGGCCACGTCTTCGCCAGCCTAGTGCTGTATCTCAGCTTCCCGGTGTTCCTGTGGGGCCTGTTCAAGTGGGCCGGAACGCGTGAGTACGCTGTGCCGGTCGCGCACCACCACCTGACCAAGTACGACAACGGCTTCATGGGCATGGCGTGGTTCATCATCTCCGAAATCGGCCTGTTCGGCGTGTTGATCGCCGGGTACGTGTACCTGCGCGTCACCGGGCTGGCCGAGCCGCCCGCCCTGCGTCCCAACGTCTGGCTGGCCGCGCTGAACACCCTGATCCTGGTGTCGTCCTCGTTCGTGATCCACCGCGCCGAGCAGGACAACCACCACGGCAAGCTCACCCGCTTCCGTCTGGGCCTGTTCGTGACGCTGCTGCTGGGCGCGGCCTTCATGCTCTTCCAGGTCTACGAATTCTCGCTGTTCGGTGCGGAGAGCGACTGGAGACAGAACCTGTGGCAGTCGTGCTTCTTCATCATCGTTGGCCTGCACGGTCTGCACATCCTGATCGGCGGGACTGGTGTGGCGCTGCCCTACTACCAGGCCATGACCGGCAAGATGGACAAGTACAATCACGGCTCCATTACCCCCGCCAGCCTGTACTGGCACCTGGTGGACGTGGTGTGGCTGCTGATCGTGGCGATCTTCTACGCGTGGTAG
- the coxB gene encoding cytochrome c oxidase subunit II → MNTIHRHSGQSQGGHPPHGKSGAAARERLRRNLGYGVMAGLGVTLLSGCGSRQLISMGDLASGFNREVAFMSIFAIVMSVIIFVAVSYALFYTVNKFRDDKNTAPPAQFHGNNRLEVILVVVPVIIVMALAVLTVRSMAILNPVPDQASKIDVLARQFWWNFSYPEVKADAGGNVTNGNEMIMPTKQSVALTITSGDVIHGFWAPNIGGQRAAMPATLKTWNVDIDRAAVYQGNCTQLCGASHANMRYKVIALDQARYNSFLAAAKAYRAPEPAADSAEARGYAIFMQGKPATGALACAACHRIQGTTAAGVAGPDLSFFGTRRTLGAGMWEFMEEEHWETPRAKEILHAWIKHSPYVKPGSLMPTYDGSEYTANGKQVKGGVLTDEEIDDVAAYLRTLKLPEEANYWNDTPVYGSSDAAQNASAQIAKTSSPVPGGK, encoded by the coding sequence TTGAATACCATACACCGTCACAGCGGCCAGTCTCAGGGGGGGCACCCGCCTCATGGGAAGTCGGGGGCAGCAGCCAGGGAGAGACTGCGGCGCAATCTTGGGTACGGCGTCATGGCTGGCCTGGGCGTGACGCTGCTCAGCGGATGCGGCTCGCGGCAGCTGATCAGCATGGGCGATCTGGCGTCGGGCTTCAATCGGGAAGTTGCGTTCATGAGTATCTTCGCCATCGTCATGTCGGTCATTATTTTCGTGGCCGTGTCCTACGCACTTTTTTACACTGTCAACAAATTCCGTGACGATAAGAACACCGCACCGCCTGCGCAGTTCCACGGCAACAATCGTCTGGAAGTGATCCTGGTGGTGGTGCCGGTGATTATCGTTATGGCGCTGGCGGTGCTGACCGTGCGCAGCATGGCGATCCTCAATCCCGTGCCAGACCAGGCCAGCAAGATTGACGTGCTGGCCCGGCAGTTCTGGTGGAACTTCTCGTATCCTGAGGTCAAGGCGGATGCGGGTGGCAACGTGACCAACGGCAACGAGATGATCATGCCGACCAAGCAGAGTGTGGCACTGACCATTACCAGCGGTGACGTGATCCACGGATTCTGGGCACCGAACATCGGTGGGCAGCGTGCGGCCATGCCCGCCACCCTCAAGACCTGGAACGTGGACATCGACCGCGCCGCCGTCTATCAGGGTAACTGTACGCAGTTGTGCGGCGCCAGCCATGCCAACATGCGCTACAAGGTCATCGCCCTGGATCAGGCCCGCTACAACAGCTTCCTCGCGGCGGCCAAAGCCTACCGGGCTCCCGAACCTGCCGCAGACAGCGCTGAAGCGCGTGGCTACGCGATCTTTATGCAGGGCAAACCCGCGACTGGTGCGCTGGCCTGCGCCGCCTGCCACCGTATTCAGGGCACCACGGCGGCGGGCGTAGCTGGTCCAGACCTGAGCTTCTTCGGGACCCGCCGTACCCTGGGCGCGGGGATGTGGGAGTTCATGGAAGAAGAACACTGGGAAACTCCAAGGGCTAAAGAGATCTTGCATGCCTGGATCAAGCACAGCCCCTACGTCAAACCCGGCAGCCTGATGCCCACTTATGACGGCAGCGAATACACGGCCAACGGCAAGCAGGTCAAGGGCGGCGTCCTGACCGATGAGGAAATTGACGACGTGGCCGCTTATCTGCGGACCCTCAAGTTGCCCGAAGAGGCCAACTACTGGAACGACACGCCCGTCTACGGTTCATCGGACGCGGCTCAAAATGCCTCTGCCCAAATTGCAAAGACTTCCAGCCCCGTACCGGGAGGTAAGTAG